In Balaenoptera acutorostrata chromosome 19, mBalAcu1.1, whole genome shotgun sequence, the following proteins share a genomic window:
- the SLC8A2 gene encoding sodium/calcium exchanger 2 isoform X4, translating into MAPLALVGFALLLGTPPCSGAATPTPSLPPPPANDSDASSMGGCQGSNRCQPGVLLPVWEPDDPSLGDKAARAVVYFVAMVYMFLGVSIIADRFMASIEVITSKEKEITITKSNGETSVGTVRIWNETVSNLTLMALGSSAPEILLSVIEVCGHNFQAGELGPGTIVGSAAFNMFVVIAVCIYVIPAGESRKIKHLRVFFVTASWSIFAYVWLYLILAVFSPGVVQVWEALLTLVFFPVCVVFAWMADKRLLFYKYVYKRYRTDPRSGIIIGAEGDPPKSIELDGTFLGAEAPGEVGGLGPGPAEARELDTSRREVIQILKDLKQKHPDKDLEQLVGIANYYALLHQQKSRAFYRIQATRLMTGAGNVLRRHAVDASRRATLAEGPGEDEDDGASRIFFEPSLYHCLENCGSVLLSVTCQGGEGNSTFYVDYRTEDGSAKAGSDYEYSEGTLVFKPGETQKELRIGIIDDDIFEEDEHFFVRLLNLRVGDAQGMFEPDGGGRPKGRLVAPLLATVTILDDDHAGIFSFQDRLLHVSECMGTVDVRVVRSSGARGTVRLPYRTVDGTARGGGVHYEDACGELEFGDDETMKTLQVKIVDDEEYEKKDNFFIELGQPQWLKRGISALLLNQGDGDRKLTAEEEEARRIAEMGKPVLGENCRLEVIIEESYDFKNTVDKLIKKTNLALVIGTHSWREQFLEAITLLSSWLQDGCCTSRCQVHTPGRKKGSREAGRGRVPVAFEFPGSSFQLHFTWGRGKNIFFVMQHAEPRNLTNHLVKHLQIQPFISLTSQVAK; encoded by the exons ATGGCTCCCCTGGCCTTGGTGGGGTTTGCACTCCTCCTGGGGACTCCCCCATGCTCAGGGGCGGCCACCCCgaccccctccctgccacctcccCCAGCCAACGACAGCGATGCCAGCAGCATGGGGGGCTGCCAGGGCTCCAACCGCTGCCAGCCAGGGGTCCTGCTGCCCGTTTGGGAGCCCGATGACCCGTCGCTGGGCGACAAAGCCGCGCGGGCCGTGGTCTACTTTGTGGCCATGGTCTACATGTTCCTGGGTGTATCCATTATTGCCGACCGCTTCATGGCATCCATCGAGGTCATCACGTCCAAGGAGAAAGAGATCACCATCACTAAGTCCAACGGCGAGACCAGCGTGGGCACCGTCCGCATCTGGAATGAGACTGTGTCCAACCTCACACTCATGGCCCTGGGCTCCTCGGCCCCTGAGATCCTGCTGTCTGTTATTGAGGTCTGCGGCCACAACTTCCAGGCGGGCGAGCTGGGCCCGGGCACCATCGTGGGCAGCGCTGCCTTCAACATGTTTGTGGTCATTGCCGTGTGCATCTACGTCATCCCAGCTGGTGAGAGCCGCAAGATCAAGCACCTGAGAGTCTTCTTTGTCACCGCTTCTTGGAGTATCTTCGCCTACGTCTGGCTTTATCTCATCCTTGCCGTCTTTTCCCCGGGTGTGGTCCAG GTGTGGGAGGCGCTGCTGACCCTCGTCTTCTTCCCGGTGTGCGTGGTGTTCGCCTGGATGGCCGACAAGCGGCTGCTCTTCTACAAGTACGTGTACAAGCGCTACCGCACCGACCCGCGCAGCGGCATCATCATCGGCGCCGAGGGCGACCCCCCCAAGAGCATCGAGCTGGACGGCACGTTCTTGGGCGCCGAGGCGCCGGGCGAGGTGGGCGGCCTGGGCCCGGGGCCCGCCGAGGCCCGCGAGCTGGACACCAGCCGCCGCGAGGTCATCCAGATCCTCAAGGACCTCAAGCAGAAGCACCCGGACAAGGACCTGGAGCAGCTGGTGGGCATCGCCAACTACTACGCGCTGCTGCACCAGCAGAAGAGCCGCGCCTTCTACCGCATCCAGGCCACGCGGCTAATGACGGGCGCGGGCAACGTGCTGCGGCGACACGCGGTGGACGCTTCGCGCAGGGCCACCCTGGCCGAGGGCCCCGGCGAGGACGAGGACGACGGCGCCAGCCGCATCTTCTTTGAGCCCAGCCTCTACCACTGCCTGGAGAACTGCGGCTCTGTGCTGCTGTCCGTCACGTGCCAAGGCGGCGAGGGCAACAGCACCTTCTACGTGGACTACCGCACGGAGGACGGCTCCGCCAAGGCCGGCTCCGACTATGAGTACAG CGAGGGCACGCTGGTGTTCAAGCCGGGCGAGACACAGAAGGAGCTGCGTATCGGCATCATCGACGACGACATCTTCGAGGAGGACGAGCACTTCTTCGTGCGGCTGCTGAACTTACGCGTGGGCGACGCGCAGGGCATGTTCGAGCCCGACGGCGGCGGGCGGCCCAAGGGGCGGCTGGTGGCGCCGCTGCTGGCCACCGTCACCATCCTGGACGACGACCACGCGGGCATCTTCTCCTTCCAGGACCGCCTGCTGCACGTGAGCGAGTGCATGGGCACCGTGGACGTGCGCGTCGTGCGCAGCTCGGGCGCGCGCGGCACCGTGCGCCTCCCCTACCGCACAGTGGACGGGACGGCGCGCGGCGGCGGCGTGCACTACGAGGACGCGTGCGGCGAGCTCGAGTTCGGCGACGACGAGACCAT GAAAACTCTTCAGGTGAAGATAGTTGACGATGAGGAATATGAGAAAAAGGATAATTTCTTCATCGAGCTGGGCCAGCCACAGTGGCTTAAGCGAGGGATTTCAG cTCTGCTACTCAATCAAG GGGATGGGGACAGGAAACTGACAGCTGAGGAGGAAGAGGCTCGGAGGATAGCAGAAATGGGCAAGCCGGTTCTTGGGGAAAACTGTCGACTGGAGGTCATCATTGAGGAGTCGTATGATTTTAAG AACACGGTGGataaactcatcaagaaaacgaACTTGGCTTTGGTGATTGGGACCCATTCGTGGAGAGAGCAGTTTTTAGAGGCAATTACG CTGTTGtcctcatggttgcaagatggctgctgtaCATCCAGGTGTCAAGTCCATACtccaggcaggaagaaaggaagcagggaAGCAGGAAGGGGCAGAGTGCCTGTTGCGTTTGAGTTTCCAGGTTCTAGTTTCCAATTGCATTTTACTTGGGGTCGCGgcaaaaacattttctttgtgATGCAACATGCAGAACCGAGAAACCTCACAAACCACTTAGTTAAGCATTTACAAATTcaaccatttatttctttaacaagCCAAGTGGCTAAGTGA
- the SLC8A2 gene encoding sodium/calcium exchanger 2 isoform X1, with protein sequence MAPLALVGFALLLGTPPCSGAATPTPSLPPPPANDSDASSMGGCQGSNRCQPGVLLPVWEPDDPSLGDKAARAVVYFVAMVYMFLGVSIIADRFMASIEVITSKEKEITITKSNGETSVGTVRIWNETVSNLTLMALGSSAPEILLSVIEVCGHNFQAGELGPGTIVGSAAFNMFVVIAVCIYVIPAGESRKIKHLRVFFVTASWSIFAYVWLYLILAVFSPGVVQVWEALLTLVFFPVCVVFAWMADKRLLFYKYVYKRYRTDPRSGIIIGAEGDPPKSIELDGTFLGAEAPGEVGGLGPGPAEARELDTSRREVIQILKDLKQKHPDKDLEQLVGIANYYALLHQQKSRAFYRIQATRLMTGAGNVLRRHAVDASRRATLAEGPGEDEDDGASRIFFEPSLYHCLENCGSVLLSVTCQGGEGNSTFYVDYRTEDGSAKAGSDYEYSEGTLVFKPGETQKELRIGIIDDDIFEEDEHFFVRLLNLRVGDAQGMFEPDGGGRPKGRLVAPLLATVTILDDDHAGIFSFQDRLLHVSECMGTVDVRVVRSSGARGTVRLPYRTVDGTARGGGVHYEDACGELEFGDDETMKTLQVKIVDDEEYEKKDNFFIELGQPQWLKRGISALLLNQGDGDRKLTAEEEEARRIAEMGKPVLGENCRLEVIIEESYDFKNTVDKLIKKTNLALVIGTHSWREQFLEAITVSAGDEEEEEDGSREERLPSCFDYVMHFLTVFWKVLFACVPPTEYCHGWACFGVCILVIGLLTALIGDLASHFGCTVGLKDSVNAVVFVALGTSIPDTFASKVAALQDQCADASIGNVTGSNAVNVFLGLGVAWSVAAVYWAVQGRPFEVRTGTLAFSVTLFTVFAFVGIAVLLYRRRPHIGGELGGPRGPKLATTALFLGLWFLYILFASLEAYCHIRGF encoded by the exons ATGGCTCCCCTGGCCTTGGTGGGGTTTGCACTCCTCCTGGGGACTCCCCCATGCTCAGGGGCGGCCACCCCgaccccctccctgccacctcccCCAGCCAACGACAGCGATGCCAGCAGCATGGGGGGCTGCCAGGGCTCCAACCGCTGCCAGCCAGGGGTCCTGCTGCCCGTTTGGGAGCCCGATGACCCGTCGCTGGGCGACAAAGCCGCGCGGGCCGTGGTCTACTTTGTGGCCATGGTCTACATGTTCCTGGGTGTATCCATTATTGCCGACCGCTTCATGGCATCCATCGAGGTCATCACGTCCAAGGAGAAAGAGATCACCATCACTAAGTCCAACGGCGAGACCAGCGTGGGCACCGTCCGCATCTGGAATGAGACTGTGTCCAACCTCACACTCATGGCCCTGGGCTCCTCGGCCCCTGAGATCCTGCTGTCTGTTATTGAGGTCTGCGGCCACAACTTCCAGGCGGGCGAGCTGGGCCCGGGCACCATCGTGGGCAGCGCTGCCTTCAACATGTTTGTGGTCATTGCCGTGTGCATCTACGTCATCCCAGCTGGTGAGAGCCGCAAGATCAAGCACCTGAGAGTCTTCTTTGTCACCGCTTCTTGGAGTATCTTCGCCTACGTCTGGCTTTATCTCATCCTTGCCGTCTTTTCCCCGGGTGTGGTCCAG GTGTGGGAGGCGCTGCTGACCCTCGTCTTCTTCCCGGTGTGCGTGGTGTTCGCCTGGATGGCCGACAAGCGGCTGCTCTTCTACAAGTACGTGTACAAGCGCTACCGCACCGACCCGCGCAGCGGCATCATCATCGGCGCCGAGGGCGACCCCCCCAAGAGCATCGAGCTGGACGGCACGTTCTTGGGCGCCGAGGCGCCGGGCGAGGTGGGCGGCCTGGGCCCGGGGCCCGCCGAGGCCCGCGAGCTGGACACCAGCCGCCGCGAGGTCATCCAGATCCTCAAGGACCTCAAGCAGAAGCACCCGGACAAGGACCTGGAGCAGCTGGTGGGCATCGCCAACTACTACGCGCTGCTGCACCAGCAGAAGAGCCGCGCCTTCTACCGCATCCAGGCCACGCGGCTAATGACGGGCGCGGGCAACGTGCTGCGGCGACACGCGGTGGACGCTTCGCGCAGGGCCACCCTGGCCGAGGGCCCCGGCGAGGACGAGGACGACGGCGCCAGCCGCATCTTCTTTGAGCCCAGCCTCTACCACTGCCTGGAGAACTGCGGCTCTGTGCTGCTGTCCGTCACGTGCCAAGGCGGCGAGGGCAACAGCACCTTCTACGTGGACTACCGCACGGAGGACGGCTCCGCCAAGGCCGGCTCCGACTATGAGTACAG CGAGGGCACGCTGGTGTTCAAGCCGGGCGAGACACAGAAGGAGCTGCGTATCGGCATCATCGACGACGACATCTTCGAGGAGGACGAGCACTTCTTCGTGCGGCTGCTGAACTTACGCGTGGGCGACGCGCAGGGCATGTTCGAGCCCGACGGCGGCGGGCGGCCCAAGGGGCGGCTGGTGGCGCCGCTGCTGGCCACCGTCACCATCCTGGACGACGACCACGCGGGCATCTTCTCCTTCCAGGACCGCCTGCTGCACGTGAGCGAGTGCATGGGCACCGTGGACGTGCGCGTCGTGCGCAGCTCGGGCGCGCGCGGCACCGTGCGCCTCCCCTACCGCACAGTGGACGGGACGGCGCGCGGCGGCGGCGTGCACTACGAGGACGCGTGCGGCGAGCTCGAGTTCGGCGACGACGAGACCAT GAAAACTCTTCAGGTGAAGATAGTTGACGATGAGGAATATGAGAAAAAGGATAATTTCTTCATCGAGCTGGGCCAGCCACAGTGGCTTAAGCGAGGGATTTCAG cTCTGCTACTCAATCAAG GGGATGGGGACAGGAAACTGACAGCTGAGGAGGAAGAGGCTCGGAGGATAGCAGAAATGGGCAAGCCGGTTCTTGGGGAAAACTGTCGACTGGAGGTCATCATTGAGGAGTCGTATGATTTTAAG AACACGGTGGataaactcatcaagaaaacgaACTTGGCTTTGGTGATTGGGACCCATTCGTGGAGAGAGCAGTTTTTAGAGGCAATTACGGTGAGCGCAG gggacgaggaggaggaggaggacgggtCCCGGGAGGAGCGACTGCCGTCGTGCTTTGACTACGTCATGCACTTCCTGACGGTGTTCTGGAAGGTTCTGTTCGCCTGCGTGCCCCCCACCGAGTACTGCCACGGCTGGGCCTGCTTCGGTGTCTGCATCCTGGTCATCGGGCTGCTCACCGCCCTCATTGGGGACCTCGCCTCCCACTTCGGCTGCACCGTTGGCCTCAAGGACTCTGTCAACGCGGTCGTCTTCGTGGCCCTGGGCACCTCCATCCCCG ACACGTTCGCCAGCAAGGTGGCGGCGCTGCAGGACCAGTGCGCCGACGCATCCATCGGCAACGTGACGGGCTCCAACGCCGTGAACGTGTTCCTGGGCCTGGGCGTGGCCTGGTCGGTGGCCGCCGTGTACTGGGCGGTGCAGGGCCGCCCCTTCGAGGTGCGCACCGGCACGCTGGCTTTCTCCGTCACGCTCTTCACCGTCTTCGCCTTCGTGGGGATCGCCGTGCTGCTGTACCGGCGCCGGCCGCACATCGGCGGCGAGCTGGGCGGCCCGCGCGGCCCCAAGCTCGCCACCACCGCGCTCTTCCTGGGCCTCTGGTTCCTCTACATCCTCTTCGCCAGCCTGGAGGCTTACTGCCACATCCGGGGCTTCTAG
- the SLC8A2 gene encoding sodium/calcium exchanger 2 isoform X3: MAPLALVGFALLLGTPPCSGAATPTPSLPPPPANDSDASSMGGCQGSNRCQPGVLLPVWEPDDPSLGDKAARAVVYFVAMVYMFLGVSIIADRFMASIEVITSKEKEITITKSNGETSVGTVRIWNETVSNLTLMALGSSAPEILLSVIEVCGHNFQAGELGPGTIVGSAAFNMFVVIAVCIYVIPAGESRKIKHLRVFFVTASWSIFAYVWLYLILAVFSPGVVQVWEALLTLVFFPVCVVFAWMADKRLLFYKYVYKRYRTDPRSGIIIGAEGDPPKSIELDGTFLGAEAPGEVGGLGPGPAEARELDTSRREVIQILKDLKQKHPDKDLEQLVGIANYYALLHQQKSRAFYRIQATRLMTGAGNVLRRHAVDASRRATLAEGPGEDEDDGASRIFFEPSLYHCLENCGSVLLSVTCQGGEGNSTFYVDYRTEDGSAKAGSDYEYSEGTLVFKPGETQKELRIGIIDDDIFEEDEHFFVRLLNLRVGDAQGMFEPDGGGRPKGRLVAPLLATVTILDDDHAGIFSFQDRLLHVSECMGTVDVRVVRSSGARGTVRLPYRTVDGTARGGGVHYEDACGELEFGDDETMKTLQVKIVDDEEYEKKDNFFIELGQPQWLKRGISALLLNQGDGDRKLTAEEEEARRIAEMGKPVLGENCRLEVIIEESYDFKNTVDKLIKKTNLALVIGTHSWREQFLEAITVSADTFASKVAALQDQCADASIGNVTGSNAVNVFLGLGVAWSVAAVYWAVQGRPFEVRTGTLAFSVTLFTVFAFVGIAVLLYRRRPHIGGELGGPRGPKLATTALFLGLWFLYILFASLEAYCHIRGF; this comes from the exons ATGGCTCCCCTGGCCTTGGTGGGGTTTGCACTCCTCCTGGGGACTCCCCCATGCTCAGGGGCGGCCACCCCgaccccctccctgccacctcccCCAGCCAACGACAGCGATGCCAGCAGCATGGGGGGCTGCCAGGGCTCCAACCGCTGCCAGCCAGGGGTCCTGCTGCCCGTTTGGGAGCCCGATGACCCGTCGCTGGGCGACAAAGCCGCGCGGGCCGTGGTCTACTTTGTGGCCATGGTCTACATGTTCCTGGGTGTATCCATTATTGCCGACCGCTTCATGGCATCCATCGAGGTCATCACGTCCAAGGAGAAAGAGATCACCATCACTAAGTCCAACGGCGAGACCAGCGTGGGCACCGTCCGCATCTGGAATGAGACTGTGTCCAACCTCACACTCATGGCCCTGGGCTCCTCGGCCCCTGAGATCCTGCTGTCTGTTATTGAGGTCTGCGGCCACAACTTCCAGGCGGGCGAGCTGGGCCCGGGCACCATCGTGGGCAGCGCTGCCTTCAACATGTTTGTGGTCATTGCCGTGTGCATCTACGTCATCCCAGCTGGTGAGAGCCGCAAGATCAAGCACCTGAGAGTCTTCTTTGTCACCGCTTCTTGGAGTATCTTCGCCTACGTCTGGCTTTATCTCATCCTTGCCGTCTTTTCCCCGGGTGTGGTCCAG GTGTGGGAGGCGCTGCTGACCCTCGTCTTCTTCCCGGTGTGCGTGGTGTTCGCCTGGATGGCCGACAAGCGGCTGCTCTTCTACAAGTACGTGTACAAGCGCTACCGCACCGACCCGCGCAGCGGCATCATCATCGGCGCCGAGGGCGACCCCCCCAAGAGCATCGAGCTGGACGGCACGTTCTTGGGCGCCGAGGCGCCGGGCGAGGTGGGCGGCCTGGGCCCGGGGCCCGCCGAGGCCCGCGAGCTGGACACCAGCCGCCGCGAGGTCATCCAGATCCTCAAGGACCTCAAGCAGAAGCACCCGGACAAGGACCTGGAGCAGCTGGTGGGCATCGCCAACTACTACGCGCTGCTGCACCAGCAGAAGAGCCGCGCCTTCTACCGCATCCAGGCCACGCGGCTAATGACGGGCGCGGGCAACGTGCTGCGGCGACACGCGGTGGACGCTTCGCGCAGGGCCACCCTGGCCGAGGGCCCCGGCGAGGACGAGGACGACGGCGCCAGCCGCATCTTCTTTGAGCCCAGCCTCTACCACTGCCTGGAGAACTGCGGCTCTGTGCTGCTGTCCGTCACGTGCCAAGGCGGCGAGGGCAACAGCACCTTCTACGTGGACTACCGCACGGAGGACGGCTCCGCCAAGGCCGGCTCCGACTATGAGTACAG CGAGGGCACGCTGGTGTTCAAGCCGGGCGAGACACAGAAGGAGCTGCGTATCGGCATCATCGACGACGACATCTTCGAGGAGGACGAGCACTTCTTCGTGCGGCTGCTGAACTTACGCGTGGGCGACGCGCAGGGCATGTTCGAGCCCGACGGCGGCGGGCGGCCCAAGGGGCGGCTGGTGGCGCCGCTGCTGGCCACCGTCACCATCCTGGACGACGACCACGCGGGCATCTTCTCCTTCCAGGACCGCCTGCTGCACGTGAGCGAGTGCATGGGCACCGTGGACGTGCGCGTCGTGCGCAGCTCGGGCGCGCGCGGCACCGTGCGCCTCCCCTACCGCACAGTGGACGGGACGGCGCGCGGCGGCGGCGTGCACTACGAGGACGCGTGCGGCGAGCTCGAGTTCGGCGACGACGAGACCAT GAAAACTCTTCAGGTGAAGATAGTTGACGATGAGGAATATGAGAAAAAGGATAATTTCTTCATCGAGCTGGGCCAGCCACAGTGGCTTAAGCGAGGGATTTCAG cTCTGCTACTCAATCAAG GGGATGGGGACAGGAAACTGACAGCTGAGGAGGAAGAGGCTCGGAGGATAGCAGAAATGGGCAAGCCGGTTCTTGGGGAAAACTGTCGACTGGAGGTCATCATTGAGGAGTCGTATGATTTTAAG AACACGGTGGataaactcatcaagaaaacgaACTTGGCTTTGGTGATTGGGACCCATTCGTGGAGAGAGCAGTTTTTAGAGGCAATTACGGTGAGCGCAG ACACGTTCGCCAGCAAGGTGGCGGCGCTGCAGGACCAGTGCGCCGACGCATCCATCGGCAACGTGACGGGCTCCAACGCCGTGAACGTGTTCCTGGGCCTGGGCGTGGCCTGGTCGGTGGCCGCCGTGTACTGGGCGGTGCAGGGCCGCCCCTTCGAGGTGCGCACCGGCACGCTGGCTTTCTCCGTCACGCTCTTCACCGTCTTCGCCTTCGTGGGGATCGCCGTGCTGCTGTACCGGCGCCGGCCGCACATCGGCGGCGAGCTGGGCGGCCCGCGCGGCCCCAAGCTCGCCACCACCGCGCTCTTCCTGGGCCTCTGGTTCCTCTACATCCTCTTCGCCAGCCTGGAGGCTTACTGCCACATCCGGGGCTTCTAG
- the SLC8A2 gene encoding sodium/calcium exchanger 2 isoform X2 — MGGCQGSNRCQPGVLLPVWEPDDPSLGDKAARAVVYFVAMVYMFLGVSIIADRFMASIEVITSKEKEITITKSNGETSVGTVRIWNETVSNLTLMALGSSAPEILLSVIEVCGHNFQAGELGPGTIVGSAAFNMFVVIAVCIYVIPAGESRKIKHLRVFFVTASWSIFAYVWLYLILAVFSPGVVQVWEALLTLVFFPVCVVFAWMADKRLLFYKYVYKRYRTDPRSGIIIGAEGDPPKSIELDGTFLGAEAPGEVGGLGPGPAEARELDTSRREVIQILKDLKQKHPDKDLEQLVGIANYYALLHQQKSRAFYRIQATRLMTGAGNVLRRHAVDASRRATLAEGPGEDEDDGASRIFFEPSLYHCLENCGSVLLSVTCQGGEGNSTFYVDYRTEDGSAKAGSDYEYSEGTLVFKPGETQKELRIGIIDDDIFEEDEHFFVRLLNLRVGDAQGMFEPDGGGRPKGRLVAPLLATVTILDDDHAGIFSFQDRLLHVSECMGTVDVRVVRSSGARGTVRLPYRTVDGTARGGGVHYEDACGELEFGDDETMKTLQVKIVDDEEYEKKDNFFIELGQPQWLKRGISALLLNQGDGDRKLTAEEEEARRIAEMGKPVLGENCRLEVIIEESYDFKNTVDKLIKKTNLALVIGTHSWREQFLEAITVSAGDEEEEEDGSREERLPSCFDYVMHFLTVFWKVLFACVPPTEYCHGWACFGVCILVIGLLTALIGDLASHFGCTVGLKDSVNAVVFVALGTSIPDTFASKVAALQDQCADASIGNVTGSNAVNVFLGLGVAWSVAAVYWAVQGRPFEVRTGTLAFSVTLFTVFAFVGIAVLLYRRRPHIGGELGGPRGPKLATTALFLGLWFLYILFASLEAYCHIRGF, encoded by the exons ATGGGGGGCTGCCAGGGCTCCAACCGCTGCCAGCCAGGGGTCCTGCTGCCCGTTTGGGAGCCCGATGACCCGTCGCTGGGCGACAAAGCCGCGCGGGCCGTGGTCTACTTTGTGGCCATGGTCTACATGTTCCTGGGTGTATCCATTATTGCCGACCGCTTCATGGCATCCATCGAGGTCATCACGTCCAAGGAGAAAGAGATCACCATCACTAAGTCCAACGGCGAGACCAGCGTGGGCACCGTCCGCATCTGGAATGAGACTGTGTCCAACCTCACACTCATGGCCCTGGGCTCCTCGGCCCCTGAGATCCTGCTGTCTGTTATTGAGGTCTGCGGCCACAACTTCCAGGCGGGCGAGCTGGGCCCGGGCACCATCGTGGGCAGCGCTGCCTTCAACATGTTTGTGGTCATTGCCGTGTGCATCTACGTCATCCCAGCTGGTGAGAGCCGCAAGATCAAGCACCTGAGAGTCTTCTTTGTCACCGCTTCTTGGAGTATCTTCGCCTACGTCTGGCTTTATCTCATCCTTGCCGTCTTTTCCCCGGGTGTGGTCCAG GTGTGGGAGGCGCTGCTGACCCTCGTCTTCTTCCCGGTGTGCGTGGTGTTCGCCTGGATGGCCGACAAGCGGCTGCTCTTCTACAAGTACGTGTACAAGCGCTACCGCACCGACCCGCGCAGCGGCATCATCATCGGCGCCGAGGGCGACCCCCCCAAGAGCATCGAGCTGGACGGCACGTTCTTGGGCGCCGAGGCGCCGGGCGAGGTGGGCGGCCTGGGCCCGGGGCCCGCCGAGGCCCGCGAGCTGGACACCAGCCGCCGCGAGGTCATCCAGATCCTCAAGGACCTCAAGCAGAAGCACCCGGACAAGGACCTGGAGCAGCTGGTGGGCATCGCCAACTACTACGCGCTGCTGCACCAGCAGAAGAGCCGCGCCTTCTACCGCATCCAGGCCACGCGGCTAATGACGGGCGCGGGCAACGTGCTGCGGCGACACGCGGTGGACGCTTCGCGCAGGGCCACCCTGGCCGAGGGCCCCGGCGAGGACGAGGACGACGGCGCCAGCCGCATCTTCTTTGAGCCCAGCCTCTACCACTGCCTGGAGAACTGCGGCTCTGTGCTGCTGTCCGTCACGTGCCAAGGCGGCGAGGGCAACAGCACCTTCTACGTGGACTACCGCACGGAGGACGGCTCCGCCAAGGCCGGCTCCGACTATGAGTACAG CGAGGGCACGCTGGTGTTCAAGCCGGGCGAGACACAGAAGGAGCTGCGTATCGGCATCATCGACGACGACATCTTCGAGGAGGACGAGCACTTCTTCGTGCGGCTGCTGAACTTACGCGTGGGCGACGCGCAGGGCATGTTCGAGCCCGACGGCGGCGGGCGGCCCAAGGGGCGGCTGGTGGCGCCGCTGCTGGCCACCGTCACCATCCTGGACGACGACCACGCGGGCATCTTCTCCTTCCAGGACCGCCTGCTGCACGTGAGCGAGTGCATGGGCACCGTGGACGTGCGCGTCGTGCGCAGCTCGGGCGCGCGCGGCACCGTGCGCCTCCCCTACCGCACAGTGGACGGGACGGCGCGCGGCGGCGGCGTGCACTACGAGGACGCGTGCGGCGAGCTCGAGTTCGGCGACGACGAGACCAT GAAAACTCTTCAGGTGAAGATAGTTGACGATGAGGAATATGAGAAAAAGGATAATTTCTTCATCGAGCTGGGCCAGCCACAGTGGCTTAAGCGAGGGATTTCAG cTCTGCTACTCAATCAAG GGGATGGGGACAGGAAACTGACAGCTGAGGAGGAAGAGGCTCGGAGGATAGCAGAAATGGGCAAGCCGGTTCTTGGGGAAAACTGTCGACTGGAGGTCATCATTGAGGAGTCGTATGATTTTAAG AACACGGTGGataaactcatcaagaaaacgaACTTGGCTTTGGTGATTGGGACCCATTCGTGGAGAGAGCAGTTTTTAGAGGCAATTACGGTGAGCGCAG gggacgaggaggaggaggaggacgggtCCCGGGAGGAGCGACTGCCGTCGTGCTTTGACTACGTCATGCACTTCCTGACGGTGTTCTGGAAGGTTCTGTTCGCCTGCGTGCCCCCCACCGAGTACTGCCACGGCTGGGCCTGCTTCGGTGTCTGCATCCTGGTCATCGGGCTGCTCACCGCCCTCATTGGGGACCTCGCCTCCCACTTCGGCTGCACCGTTGGCCTCAAGGACTCTGTCAACGCGGTCGTCTTCGTGGCCCTGGGCACCTCCATCCCCG ACACGTTCGCCAGCAAGGTGGCGGCGCTGCAGGACCAGTGCGCCGACGCATCCATCGGCAACGTGACGGGCTCCAACGCCGTGAACGTGTTCCTGGGCCTGGGCGTGGCCTGGTCGGTGGCCGCCGTGTACTGGGCGGTGCAGGGCCGCCCCTTCGAGGTGCGCACCGGCACGCTGGCTTTCTCCGTCACGCTCTTCACCGTCTTCGCCTTCGTGGGGATCGCCGTGCTGCTGTACCGGCGCCGGCCGCACATCGGCGGCGAGCTGGGCGGCCCGCGCGGCCCCAAGCTCGCCACCACCGCGCTCTTCCTGGGCCTCTGGTTCCTCTACATCCTCTTCGCCAGCCTGGAGGCTTACTGCCACATCCGGGGCTTCTAG